TCACCGCGCGTTCACGCTGCCGCTATAGTAGGATTGGGACGCTTAGGTCGTATCGAATCAGCTACCGCTTTGCTACAAACGAAAGTGCCTGCGTCATTTGTTGCGCCTGTGAAAGATAAGGAAGGACCACATGCCACTCCTAATGCAGCTATTGTGCTACCTCATCTCGCAGTGCGGGCGCTTTTGGAGCTGAACGCAGTGGATGCCGCAATAGCAGCTGTCAACGGACCTGATGCTACCCTTGCTTTATGGACTTTGCGCTATATGCATGATGAAAAGGCAGTGAACGGATTGATAGCGGCATACAAACGTTCGAAAGACGAAAAGCTGAAAAAGCAAATCCTGACTACGTTAGCCCGCTTGTACAAAAAAGAAGAAGTCTATGATGCCTCCTGGTGGTGGGGAACCCGGCCCGATTCACATGGGCCCTACTACAAAGCCGTACTTTGGGCAGGATCGCCCATGATCGAAAAATTCCTTAAACAAGAGGCGGTGAAAGCAGGCCCCACTCATATGGAACTTTTCAGGGATCTTGATGCCCGTCATAGAATGGAGATCGCGGCATTTGCGCCACTTAAAAAAGCGGAACCGGTTGCTGTAAAAGAACCTAAAGTAGACCTGGAGAAAATAAAAAGCAAAAAAGGACAGGTCGGCAAATCATCTATTGAAGATGTACTGCTGGCGGTGAAACAATTAAAAGGAGATCCTGCTAAAGGAAAAATATTGTTCAGCAACCAGGGCTGTGTTGCCTGTCATAGTCTTAGCAGAAGCGAAAAGATGAAAGGGCCATTTATGGGGCAGATTGGCTCTATTATGAACAGGGAGCGTATCGCAGAATCCATCCTTAAACCCAATGCCTCTATTTCCCAGGGATTTGCAACGGTTACCATCACAGCCAAAGGCAATAAGTCCTACGTAGGATTTATAACCGAAGAAACGGCCGCCAGGGTGGTGATGAGAGATATTACCGGAGAGGTATATACCGTTAATACAGCAGATATCCTGACTCGCAAGGAACTAAAAACATCCATGATGCCAACAGGGCTTGCCAACGCATTATCGTTTGAAGAGTTTGCATCACTGGTTAGCTTCCTGGAGAAACAAAAAAAATAAAACAGGATATTCTTTTCTTTAAATTTTATATAGAAACGAAAGAGATCCCAACCAGTCTGCAAAGACCTTGCAATTATTGCAAGGTCTTTGTATTTGTATAAACCGGCAACATTTCACCGGTGATAGCGAGTGATGTCACAGACCGAAATCGCCATCCGGGCGCTCATAAAATAAGTCACATTCTCCCCCTTAATTTGTCATTATTGCACATATACACCTATCTGTCATTACTGTATTTTTGGATAAATCAATACTATGACAAAGAACAAATTAATAAGAATGGACAATGTCGGCATTGTTGTAGAATCGCTCGATAATGCCATCCCTTTTTTCATGGAGTTAGGCCTAAAGCTTGAAGGACGGGGCACCATTGAGGGGGAATGGGCCGGTAGCGTTACCGGACTGGGCGATCAATGTGTAGAGGTGGCCATGATGGTTACGCCTGATGGGCACAGTCGTTTGGAACTTTCGCAATTTCTCCGCCCAACTGTAGTTTCAGACAACCGCATGGCCCCCGTGAACGCACTTGGTTATTTGCGTGTCATGTTCACGGTTAAAGACATTGACGAGATGGTATCCAGGCTCAGCAAACATGGCGCTCAGCTCGTTGGCGAAGTGGTGCAGTATCAGGACACATACCGGCTGTGCTACATTCGTGGGGCAGAAGGGATTCTGATTGGTCTGGCAGAAGAACTAGGTAATAAATAAATTCAAACAAATGCCTCAAACAATCGAATAATGTGTGTTTCATTGGCGTTTTAATGTATTTTTATATTAAAACAATCATATGAATTCCCGGATCTTTTTCCTTCTTGTTTTTCTCTCCGCAGGACTCCGCCTTTCAGCACAGAAAGAGTTGCTCAATGTTGAAAATATAATTAAAAGAGAAATGGATGAAAGACGAATTCCGGGATTACAGGTTGCTGTAGTGCAAAAGGGAGCAATCGTTTTGAATAAATCATATGGAATAGCAAATATTCAGGATAATGTTGCAGTTACTAATCAATCAATTTTTGCGATCAATTCATGTACGAAAGTCTTTACTGCTGTCGCAATAATGCAATTGGTGGAAGAAGGGAAAATAGATTTATCGGCTCCCGCTTCAACGTACCTGGATAGTTTGCCCGATAACTGGAAATCCGTCACAATAACACAAATGCTGACACATACTTCAGGTTTCCCTGACCTGCTAAAAATCCTGGATCCATTTGTTGGCAGTTTAGGCAGTTTGAAAAATGAGGAGGCCATTTGGGAAAAATTAAAAACTATTCCTATGGATTTCAAACCCGGTGAAAAATTCAGCTATAATCAAACCAATGGATATTTGTTAGGAAAAATAATCGACAAATTATATGGCAAGCCATTCGCACAGATGTTTTTAGAAAAGCAGTTCCAACCGGTAGGTATGTCTAATACACTTTTCGGAGATTCCCGCGATGTCATTCCGCATTTTGCACCTACGTACAGCTACAGGCAAAATATGGACGGACGGAAGCTAAATGATTTCAAACTTGTCAATAATTATTATGAATTTCCTTATTTCCGCAGAACCGCTTCGGGCTTGAATACAACCGCAGAGGATATGGCAAATTGGATAATAGCTTTACAAAAGGGGAGATTGATAAAATCAAAAAGTCTTATCAATAAGATGTGGACGCCATCAGTTTTTAACGACGGTAATCCCACGCCCTGGGCATTGGGCTGGGGAATGAATAAATTCAGGGTAAATCATCGCGCCGTTGGTATGTCGGGCGGCGGACGGGCAGCATTTTTGATTTATCCCGAAGATGATTTAGCGGTAATAGTCTGGACGAACCTCGGAGGAGCATTCCCGGAGGATTTTTTGGAAGAACTGGCAGGCGTTTATAACGCCGGAATAATTAATGCGGATCCTCTTACCTTCCTGAGAATTAACCTTCGAAAGGTCGGCTTTGAAAAAGCAATTGAAATAACAGAGAAAGAAAAAAAAGTCAATCCACAATTTATTCCTAATGAATTTGAAATAAATGAATGGGCTTATCGAATGATGTCGAAAAACCAGCTTAAAGAAGCCCTGGAAATTTTCAAATTAAATGTACACTTGTTTCCACAAAGCTGGAATGCTTATGATAGTTACGGAGAAGCCCTATTGAAAAGCGATAGAAAAGCGGAAGCGATAGCCATGTATAAAAAGTCAGTAGCGCTAAATCCTGCAAACGACAACGGGAAAAAAGTATTAGAAACTTTACTGAAATAGATGAAGAATATACTATCAAAACAAGGCCGGATAGAATCATTTGCTAAAGTTTGTAACTTTATTAATTATCTGTTTAGTTTAATTTAAAGATTTAAATGACCCATTACTACGACACTCTTTTTGAATACGTGTCTCAAATAATTGAAATGCCCGAGCATGATAAAAATCAATGCCGGCGTACTTTCAAGCCGTTGCGGGTTCCGGCGAATACATTACTTGATGTGGCAGGGAAAATACCGCAGTATAACAATTTTATTGTTTCGGGTTATATGCGCAAATATTACGTAAATGACAAAGAAGAGGAAATAACAGTTGATCTGAACGATGGCCCCAGATTTTTCACCTCCTACTTTCATTTCGTGCAACAGACTGTTTCCAACGAATACCTTCATTGTATTACAGATTGCGAGTTGCTCCGGATTTCCAAATCAGATGCTGACTCGACCGCCGAAACAAGCTTTACGCAAAAGGACTATACGATAAAACTGTTTAATCAGGTACAGGAAGAATATAGAGAAAGAATTAACGACCTTGCAAATCTTACGGCAGAACAGCGTTATTTAAAATTTATACATAATACGCCCAACATCATTAAAAATGTTCCACTTAAATACATCGCATCCTACCTCGGTATAAAGCCGGAAAGCCTGAGCAGAATCAGAAGGGACATTTCTTAACAAATGTCAATTCCGTACGAACGAAAGGGCTGCTACCTTTGTTGCATATCCCGGTTGTATGCAGGAAAATAACATGGCACTTTCAGGAAGAACATTGCGCCTGACCACAAAATTTTGGTTTATCATCTTTTTAATGGGCCAACTAATATTTGCCTGGTACATTTTTATGCTGTACTGGAAATCCGCTGCTTTGGGCGAATTTGAAAAATGGAATTCGGCGACTCCCCATCTATATATAAAAGGCCAGGCTATCAGAAATATAGTTTTTGGGCTACATGCGGCAATAGCTGGTATCATTAGTGTTATTGGCCCTTTGCAGCTTGTTCCGCAAATACGTAAATATGCGCCTGCATATCATAGAATTAGTGGGCGGTTATATGTTATTGTTGCTTTTCTCATCAGCATTGACGGAATTTATCTTACATGGCGAAAAGGCGCTGTTGGTGATTTTCCGGCCCATGTAGTGATTAGCATTAATGCGTTTATCATAATGATTTGTGGATATTTTACCATTCGGTATGCCATCAAAAGGAACCTGAAAGCACACAATCAATGGGCAGTACATCTGCTTTTGGCGATGAGCGGAGTTTGGCTTTTCCGGGTATTCCTGATGCTTTGGCTTATCATCAACGGTGGCCCTGTTGGATTTGACCCGGACACATTCAGCGGGCCATTCTTAAATGTGCTGGCTGTTTTAGTTTATATCTTTCCTCAGGCGCTTGTTGCTTATTATTTTAAAGCCCGCAATTCGAATACCCGGCTACCGAAAGTATTTTTTTCTATTCTTATTACCTTGATTACAATTGGAATGACCGTAGGTATTATAGCTGCCACACTAGGTATGTGGTTGCCGAGATTGAACTGATAAAGGGAAAGAACTCCGGCTGACTTTTTCTTAATTCCTTAGTTTGGGCCAGCAGCCCAAACCCTGCAATTAGCGCCATTTTTTTACAAATTCAGCAATCGCTTCCCCAATTTCAGCGGGACTGTCTTCCTGTAAAAAATGCTTTCCTTTTACTGTTATCTCTGTTTGATTGGGCCAGGGTATTTCTATTGCCGGAGGGAAGGCCGCAGCCATTTGATGCCACAACACCTGGCAACTGCCTGCCGGCCAAATATAAGCTCTCTCCCAGGGAACTGGATATTATCAGACTTATCAAAGAAGGGAAATCTACCAAACAGATTGCCGTCGTATTGGAACTAAGTATTTATACGGTAGAAACCCATCATAAAAACATCAACCGGAAATTAAATGTACAAAGTACTGCCGAATTGATTTCAGTAGTGAATAATCTCCGAAGTTAAATATGAAATCTGCGGCAGTGGCGCAAAAGGAGTATGAATGGCATTATTCATGTCCGGCCCCCCTTATTTTGCCGTATTTCAAATTAAATTGTATTTTTGACCTGGTTTTTCAGTATGTTATTTGCATTTGAAATGATACATTTCGTATAAATGCAGCTTAGTATAATTAATTGAGTTTAGTCGTCCCGACAATAAAGAGAAAAGGCTTATGAAGATAAAAATTCGTAAGCCTTTTTTCTTTTTATCAGGCAAGAAGCAAGAAAATTTATGGAGCAAAGTGTGAAAGTGATTTTTTCTGTTTTATTGATGTTCAGCAGCTTTTTGGGAGTGGCGCAAACTCCAAAGAACGCAGCTAAAGAAGAACAAAAAACTATTTATTTTTTCAGCGGTATCGGTGCAGATTCAACCATATTCAGGAACCTGAAACTTCCGGGTTACCGCAAGGTCTATATCTCCTGGATCCCCGCTTTGCCAAATGAATCATTAACACAGTACGCAGGCAGGATAAAAAGTCAGATCACGGTCGAAAATCCGTACATCATCGGACTCTCTTTTGGAGGTATAGTGGCTGTAGAGGTATCTAAGCAGATATGGGTGAAAAAAATGGTGCTGATCTCTTCAGTCAGAACAAAGGATGAATTGAACAAAAGGCAGTACTTTTTTATGAGATTGGGACTATATCGAATCATTCCCGGTTCATTGCTAAGACGCACCAATTTTCTCACTTATCGCTATTTTGGCGCCCGGACTGAAACTGATAAAAAAGCATTAACTAAATTACTACAAGGCACAGATGTTACTTTTTTTCGTTGGGCCCTGAAAAGCATTGCTTATTGGGATAATAAAGTAGCGCCTGAGAGAACGATTCAAATACATGGAACGGTCGACAGGGTGATAGCCAGCAGGTTTGTACATCCGGATTACCGCATTAAGGGAGGAGGGCATATCATGGTTTTTAACAGGGCGGATACGATTAGTAAAATTATCAGGAATTATTTTCGGGAGTAGGGGGCTATCTATAATTCAAAGTTGATGAATTCTTTTCTCATTCAATATACCCGGGATGAGAAAAAATGTGCAGGAAGTGAGAATTCTTCAATTGATAAAAAAGTACCGGTTTTACACCTGCCCTGGACCGGCCGTCACCACATGGTGAAGTATACGATACCTAAGAGATACCTAAGAGATAGCACATTAAGTACACTGCAATAATTTGTAAATCATATAGTTGTAAATATCTGAAAATACGCTATATGATCCACGGCACGGCATTTTTGATAGTATTTTCACCTTATTTGCCGGAGAGTAAGATATTTAGTCCTGACATAGCTATACAATTGAAGAAAATAATCCTGATTTTGTTTCACAACATGCCCGCTGGTATCTCACCTGAAATGCAACACCTTCTTCTCATCAATATACGAATCCACACCTGCCAGCATCTTCAGATCCCCCTGGAAAACAGCAATCGGCTGGTTGCGATCCAACACCCCCACAAACTTCTTATCGCCCGTACCCGGATTGTCAATCACTACCTGCATACCAAACCAGCGTGGTATCACTGCACAGATATCGGATAGCTTCATTTCGTCGAAATAAAACAATCCTTTCTGCCAGCTCAACGTTTGCCGTTCATCAAAGCTTTGCACTACTACCGCTTTGCCGTTCGTATAAACTGCTTCCTTACCCGGTGTTAAACTGCGCTCGCCAGCCGGATTTTGCAGGTGTACACTGCCTTCCAGTAATGATACCTTTTCAGTATTGGTGCTATAGGTGTTGACGTTAAACGCTGTACCCAATACCTGTACCGTAGTTTTAGGCAGATGTACAATGAATGGCTTATCCGGATCTTTTGCAATTTTCATATAGGCTTCACCGTTAATCGTTATCTCCCGCGTATTACCGGTAAAGGTCAACGGAAACCGCAGCTCTGTTGCTGAATTCATCCAAATTTCCGAACCATCATCCAGCCGGATTTTGTAATCCAGCCCAACCGGTACGGTAAGAATATTGATACCGGCAGGAGAAGCGTTTTTAACGGTGTTATAAGTAAGGGTATTTCCGCTGTTACTCAGGGTAGCGCCTCCCTTATTGATATTCCCCTGCTGCAGGGAAAGATTAACGGTACTGCCGTCGGCCAGCTGCAATGCAATACCGGGCTTACCAACGTTACCTGCAGCCTGTTTTTTCCCCTGCTGTAATGAGTGCCAGAACAGGGTCGTACCGGCAATTGCGCATACGATAACAGCTGCTGCCGAATATCTTTTGAGTATAGTTAGTTTTCTTTGTCTGTTTGGAAGTGCAAATGTTTTCGTTTGTTCGAAAGTAAGCGCTGTCGCATCCGGCTGCCGGAAGCGGGCCGCCAGGTCGTCCCAATATCCCGGCGCATCTGCTTCACTGAATCCGGTGGCTACTTTTTCAGCCGGTAGCCGTTGTGCCATTTCTTCGTAAGCAGTGGCTACACCCGGATCACGCTGCAGCAACAACTCCAGCTCAACGGATTCTCTTTCGTCGAGCGTATTACTGAGCTTGCCCAGCAACAGATATTCATGATAAGGTGTTAAATGCGTCATATCCTGTTTAAAAGCCTTTATTAAATTCCTGTGTTCCTTAATGTAACTCTTAGTTCTTTGAGTGCCCTGTCCATATGACTACTGACGGTCGACTTGCTGATACCTAACTGCTCTGCTATCTGCAAGTGAGATAAATGTTCCAGGTAATGTAATCTGAATACTTTCCCTGCCATAGGCGGCAACAGGCTGATGGCCTGATCAATCTCCCTTTCCAGCTCTCTGTGCTCGATAACATGAGTAGCCGCAACTGCTACCGGTAACGGCATCGACTGTGCCTTCTTTAACAACGATGCCTGCGCCCTGTTGTACTTGAGTGCCTTGTTGCGTATGGCAAATATCAGGTAGCCTTCGAGCGACTGCTTAATATGCTCATAACGCCTGTTTTCCCAAAAGTCAATAAAGAAATCCTGCACAATATCTTTTGAAACTGCATCATCAGCTGTAATAGAATAGGCCAGTACAAACAGTCTTTTGCGTGATCTGCTGTATAGGATGTTGAATGCATCCAGGTCATGCTGTTGCAACCGTTGCAGTAAATTTGTATAATCAAATAACGCTGGCGTCATTACGACTCTATTATGGTGGTAATAGCAAGGAAATCGTCTCTACCTATGTCAAACATACGTAAAACCTGTTCACTAAGATAATTTATGAAATTTAAAAAAAAAATAACCTGGTGACTAGTGATACGATTTTGTTTTTGGGTCTTATATCTGAAACCTGTTAATTGCCCACGTGGCCGTCGATGTATGTAAACCAAAGCAGGTTGTACTTAAAACCAGGATTGTTATGTATTATAGTAACGCGCCCTAATAAGGGCGTAGCCAAAATCTTGTCCCTGATACAATTAAAAAGGGGATTATTCTCAGGTAATTAGTATTGATATTCCAAACGAGTGCCAATTATGCAAAGAAAGGGTATTGTAAATGCCATTATGAAATTGACGACAGTTAGTATTTCGATTCTTTTGTGCTCTGTTCAATTACTGCTGGCCACTTCCGCTTATTCACAACAGTATGAAGACCGGAAAATTTCGCTGGATTTCTCCAAAGCTTCTCTTAAAACAATTTTGAATGCTATCGAGAAGAAAGCTGATGTAGTTATCATGTTTGAAGCTACTGATGCCATTAAAAAAGAAAAAGCCAGTATCGCGGTCACTGGCGCTACCGTGTCGGCTGTGCTGAACCAACTGCTGCATCCGCGGGGCTTACAATGGGACATACGTGGTAATATCATACGGTTGTACAGCGCAAAGAAAGCAGATCAGCGTGCTACAGAACCATCGCCTGCGCAGAGCAGCAGTAATAGTTCGGTGAGCACAGACCGGATCTCGGGCCGGGTTACGGATAGTACCGGCCTGCCTTTGGTAGGTGTGAACGTCCGTATAAAGGGAATGAGTAAAGGAACAATCACTGATGGTCAGGGCAACTTCCGGCTGGAAGTGCCCGGAGATGCAACACTGGTGTTCTCCTATGTAGGATATCATGAACAGGAAGTAACCATCAATGGAAAGCAAACCATCAATATAACCCTGGTGCCGTCTACCGGTGGATTGAACGAGGTGGTAGTAGTAGGTTATGGTACCCAGAAGAAGGCAGATGTAACCGGATCTGTGGCTACGATAAACGCCGATAACCTGGCCAAAGTGCCGGTGTCGTCGGTGACCAATGCGCTGGTCGGCAAGCTGCCCGGACTCGTGGCTATACAGTCGAGCGGCCAACCCGGCATGGATGCTTCCAGCCTGAATGTACGCGGATTCGGCAATGCCCTGATCATTGTAGACGGCGTGGAATCCAACTTCAGAAACATAGATGCAAGCGAGATAGAAAGTGTATCTATCCTGAAAGACGGCGCTGCTTCTATCTATGGAGCCAGAGCCGGTAACGGGGTTATTCTTGTTACCACTAAAAGAGGCGTGGAAGGAAAGCCTACCGTTTCATTCAACGGAACGGCTACTTTACAACGGCCTACTTACTTCCAGAAAATGCTCTCTTCCGGCGAATATACCACGCTGGCATCTGAAACCTATCTGCAGTCGGGCCAGCCGGCTAACGCGGTCCCCTACACGCAGGAGCAGATAAAAAAATATTACGAAGCTAAGGAGCCAGGTTATTATAATACCGACTGGTCTAAACAAATACTGAGGAGCTGGGCGCCTATGCAGAATTACAATCTCTCTGTACGCGGCGGGAATAAAAATATCAGGTACTATACCTTCCTGGGCACCATGCAACAGGGCTCCTTCTGGAAAAAGAACGGTGGCGATTATAAACGCTACAACTTTCAGACAAATGTAGACGCTAACATTCTCGATAACCTCACCGTTGGCGTTACAGTGTCTAATATCATCGACAATATCAATTCAACCAACCGGCCGCAAAATGGCGGAGGATATCTTTTCGCAGACTTATACAACAACAAGCCGATGTACCCGGCCAGCCTGCCGGATCCCACCAAGATCCCTTTCTCAGGCTCTGCTACAGGTGGCGCGCTGGTACAATCCAACAGGGAACTGGGTGGCTATTCCGATGACCACTTCCAGACATTCACGCAAAGTGTAAACATCAACTACAACTTCAAAAAATTAAAAGGACTTTCTTTAAAAGCATTCGGGAACTATACCAGGATAAATGATAATCAAAAATCATACGCCAGGCCGGTAGATCTGTGGACATATAATGTCGATACAAAACAATATTCGCTGGCTGCACAATATAATTCCAATACACAGCTTAATCAGCAGAAATCAGAGACTACTACGCTAACAGGACAGTTTTCTATCAATTATAACAATACTTTCAATAGTGTGCACACTATCAGCGCTATGGCGTTGTATGAAGCCTATTCATATTCCTATGATTATATTTCTGCCGGGAGAGCGAATTTTACTTTCCCTTCTCTGGATCAGATGTTTGCGGGAGATGTTAATACGGAAAGCAACAACGGAGGCGCCAGTCAAACCGGAAGATCCAGTTATGTTGGCCGTATAAATTATGGCTACGCCAACAAATACCTGGCTCAGTTTATTCTACGTGCCGATGCTTCTGCCAAATTCCCGCCGGGCTCCAGGTGGGGCTATTTCCCCAGTGCCTCTCTGGGCTGGCGCATGGGACAGGAAAACTTCCTGAAGCACGTGTATAACCTGGATGAGCTGAAACTCCGCGCCAGCTACGGTGCTTCCGGATATGATGGCGTGGGCGACTTCCAGTACCTTTCCGGATATGGACCTACACTGATGCCGGCTCTTTTCGGCGGTGTACCGGTAATGGGTATTGCATCACTGGGCATGCCCAATCCTAACCTGTCGTGGGAAAGAATATCTATCTACAATGCGGGCATTGAATACTCTTTTTTCAAACGCAAACTGTATGGCGAGCTCGATGTATTCTATCGCAAGCGAAATGGTATTCCGGCAAGAAGAACTACCAGCCTTCCATCTACTTTCGGCGCCGATCTGCCATTGGAAAACCTCAATAGTATGAGCAACCGGGGTTTTGAACTGAGTGTGGGAACGTCGGGTAAAAGTGGCGACTGGAAATGGGATGTAAGCGGTAATATCTCCTGGCAACGCGCTAAATGGGGCCATGTGGAAGAAGTGGACTATACCGATCCCGATTCCAAAAGAATCAATCAGCTCTCAGGCCAGTGGGTCGACCGTACTTTTGGATATAAGTCAGCCGGATTGTTCACCAGCCAGGATCAGATCGATCACCTGGGTATACAATATCCCGGCAACCCTGTACTGCATCCCGGAGATGTAAAGTATGTAGACGTGAATAAAGATGGCATACTGGATTGGAAAGACCAGGTAGAAATTGGTAAAGGACAGATCCCGGAGTATATGGCAGGCCTCAATATCAATGTAACGTATAAGGATTTCGACTTATCCGCACTTATCCAGGGGGCATTTGGTTATTACAAGAATGTAAATCTTGGCGCCTACACAAAAACCTATTTCGATAACCGGTGGACGGAAGCAAATAATAATCCCAATGCACTGATCCCGCGACTGGGCGGCGCCGGCACCAATGGTTTGCTTTCTGACCGGAACTTTATCAAAGCAGACTATGCAAGACTGAAAAGTATTGCCCTCGGCTATAATTTGCCAAAGTCAGTAATACAAACGATAGGTTTCCAGCATGCAAGGGTATACGTGGGTGCTACCAACATTTTTACCTTGTCGAAACTGAACAAATATGATGTTGACCCGGAATCGCCGTTCTCGGTGCAGGATGGCCAGCCAACTACGTCTTATTATCCGCAGCAGAAGACAATCATGCTGGGTGTAAATATCTCATTATAAAATCGAATTGGATGAACCGGATTATTCTATTTTTTATCTCGGCATTAGCTATACTTTCTTCCTGCCAGAAATCATTACTGGACAAGCAGCCTTTAGACAGGATAGCCGACAATACCGTATGGAATGATGTTAAAAGTATAGATGCAAATCTTGCCGGGTGTTACAGCATGATGAGCGTTTTTGAGAATGAAACCCCGGATAAATATGTAAGTATCAGGCCTGGCGTTGGCTGGACAACAGAAGCACAGGTGGGTGCTACACTCATCAACAACATCACCGATGAAGCTACCTGGGGAATGTATCCCAACTGGTTCAATTTCAGATCCAGTGGCGTAACCATCAATGGCGGCCTGTTGGAATGGTGGGACAATGCCTATATTATCCTTCGTCAGCTGAACGATTTTATAGAACGGGTACCTAAATCTCCTATCGATGCTGATAGCAAAAAACGGATGGTAGCAGAAGCCCGTTTCCTGCGGGCATTCAATTACTTCTCGATGGTAAAGCGTTACGGCGGTGTGCCGATTATTACGAAGGTACAATCGCTCACTGATCCTAAGGATGAACTGTATCCGAAACGCAATTCAGAAAAAGAAGTATACGATTTTGTGATCAATGAAATGAACGAGGCTTATAAAGATCTTCCCGCCACGCCTGTTTCGGGCCGTGCCTCAAAGTATGCCGCATTGGCATTGCTGTCGCGCGCTGCCTTGTATGCCGGAAGTATCGCAGAATATGGTACCATACAGCTGAATGGGTTGCTGGGTATTCCTGCCTCCGAAGCCCAGGGATATTATCAGAAATGTTATGATGCATCGAAGATCATTATGAGCGATGGGGTTTGCGGATTGTATACTGCCGATGCTGATAAAGTGAAAAATTTCAGGAATATTTTCCTGGTGAAAAACAACCCGGAAGCCATATTCATTGTGGCACACAATGGTAAAGACATGATCTTTTCCGGTGGTAATGGCTGGTACTACGATTTTATGCAGGGGCCTATGCCCAATGCCTGGTATAACGGTAACCAGAATATGCCTTATTTGTCGTTTATCGCTTCTACTTTTGAGAAGACCGATGGCACAGC
The genomic region above belongs to Chitinophaga sp. 180180018-3 and contains:
- a CDS encoding VOC family protein, producing the protein MTKNKLIRMDNVGIVVESLDNAIPFFMELGLKLEGRGTIEGEWAGSVTGLGDQCVEVAMMVTPDGHSRLELSQFLRPTVVSDNRMAPVNALGYLRVMFTVKDIDEMVSRLSKHGAQLVGEVVQYQDTYRLCYIRGAEGILIGLAEELGNK
- a CDS encoding serine hydrolase, which gives rise to MNSRIFFLLVFLSAGLRLSAQKELLNVENIIKREMDERRIPGLQVAVVQKGAIVLNKSYGIANIQDNVAVTNQSIFAINSCTKVFTAVAIMQLVEEGKIDLSAPASTYLDSLPDNWKSVTITQMLTHTSGFPDLLKILDPFVGSLGSLKNEEAIWEKLKTIPMDFKPGEKFSYNQTNGYLLGKIIDKLYGKPFAQMFLEKQFQPVGMSNTLFGDSRDVIPHFAPTYSYRQNMDGRKLNDFKLVNNYYEFPYFRRTASGLNTTAEDMANWIIALQKGRLIKSKSLINKMWTPSVFNDGNPTPWALGWGMNKFRVNHRAVGMSGGGRAAFLIYPEDDLAVIVWTNLGGAFPEDFLEELAGVYNAGIINADPLTFLRINLRKVGFEKAIEITEKEKKVNPQFIPNEFEINEWAYRMMSKNQLKEALEIFKLNVHLFPQSWNAYDSYGEALLKSDRKAEAIAMYKKSVALNPANDNGKKVLETLLK
- a CDS encoding Crp/Fnr family transcriptional regulator produces the protein MPEHDKNQCRRTFKPLRVPANTLLDVAGKIPQYNNFIVSGYMRKYYVNDKEEEITVDLNDGPRFFTSYFHFVQQTVSNEYLHCITDCELLRISKSDADSTAETSFTQKDYTIKLFNQVQEEYRERINDLANLTAEQRYLKFIHNTPNIIKNVPLKYIASYLGIKPESLSRIRRDIS
- a CDS encoding DUF2306 domain-containing protein; the encoded protein is MQENNMALSGRTLRLTTKFWFIIFLMGQLIFAWYIFMLYWKSAALGEFEKWNSATPHLYIKGQAIRNIVFGLHAAIAGIISVIGPLQLVPQIRKYAPAYHRISGRLYVIVAFLISIDGIYLTWRKGAVGDFPAHVVISINAFIIMICGYFTIRYAIKRNLKAHNQWAVHLLLAMSGVWLFRVFLMLWLIINGGPVGFDPDTFSGPFLNVLAVLVYIFPQALVAYYFKARNSNTRLPKVFFSILITLITIGMTVGIIAATLGMWLPRLN
- a CDS encoding helix-turn-helix transcriptional regulator, producing the protein MPEGRPQPFDATTPGNCLPAKYKLSPRELDIIRLIKEGKSTKQIAVVLELSIYTVETHHKNINRKLNVQSTAELISVVNNLRS
- a CDS encoding alpha/beta hydrolase, whose product is MKVIFSVLLMFSSFLGVAQTPKNAAKEEQKTIYFFSGIGADSTIFRNLKLPGYRKVYISWIPALPNESLTQYAGRIKSQITVENPYIIGLSFGGIVAVEVSKQIWVKKMVLISSVRTKDELNKRQYFFMRLGLYRIIPGSLLRRTNFLTYRYFGARTETDKKALTKLLQGTDVTFFRWALKSIAYWDNKVAPERTIQIHGTVDRVIASRFVHPDYRIKGGGHIMVFNRADTISKIIRNYFRE
- a CDS encoding FecR domain-containing protein, yielding MTHLTPYHEYLLLGKLSNTLDERESVELELLLQRDPGVATAYEEMAQRLPAEKVATGFSEADAPGYWDDLAARFRQPDATALTFEQTKTFALPNRQRKLTILKRYSAAAVIVCAIAGTTLFWHSLQQGKKQAAGNVGKPGIALQLADGSTVNLSLQQGNINKGGATLSNSGNTLTYNTVKNASPAGINILTVPVGLDYKIRLDDGSEIWMNSATELRFPLTFTGNTREITINGEAYMKIAKDPDKPFIVHLPKTTVQVLGTAFNVNTYSTNTEKVSLLEGSVHLQNPAGERSLTPGKEAVYTNGKAVVVQSFDERQTLSWQKGLFYFDEMKLSDICAVIPRWFGMQVVIDNPGTGDKKFVGVLDRNQPIAVFQGDLKMLAGVDSYIDEKKVLHFR
- a CDS encoding sigma-70 family RNA polymerase sigma factor, which codes for MTPALFDYTNLLQRLQQHDLDAFNILYSRSRKRLFVLAYSITADDAVSKDIVQDFFIDFWENRRYEHIKQSLEGYLIFAIRNKALKYNRAQASLLKKAQSMPLPVAVAATHVIEHRELEREIDQAISLLPPMAGKVFRLHYLEHLSHLQIAEQLGISKSTVSSHMDRALKELRVTLRNTGI